Sequence from the Arcobacter sp. CECT 8986 genome:
AAAACAGGAACTGCAAATATAGCAAGAGGTGGAAATTATCAAAAAGAGTATATTTCATCATTCTTTGGATTTGCAAATGACAAAAAAGACAATTCATACACAATAGGTGTAACAGTAATAAAACCAAATTCTACAGGTAAACATTGGTACTATTACTATGCTTCTCAATCTGCAGTGCCTATATTTAGAGAGATTGTAAAAAATTTGATTAGCTTAAACTATCTTACACCAAAAAAAGATATAATTTCAAATAAAAATTAAAGGATACTAATGTTCGGATTCACAAAAGAACTTAAAAAATATGATTATTCAAAAGAAGTACTTGATACTTTTGGATATGCAAAAATTACTACAGAAAATGGAACTATATGGATTAAGTTATTTAAAGATGAAACTCCAAATACAGTTTCAAACTTTGCAACATTAGCAAAAGATGGATTTTATGATGGATTAAATTTCCACAGAGTTATTCCAGGATTTATGGCACAAGGTGGTTGTCCAAACGGAACAGGTACAGGAGGTCCAGATTGGGCAATTGAATGTGAAACTAATGCAGATAAACAAGTTCACAAAAGAGGAAGCCTTTCAATGGCACATGCAGGACCAAATACTGGAGGAAGCCAATTCTTTATATGTTTTGTTGATTGTCCTCATTTAGATGGTGTACATACTGTTTTTGGTG
This genomic interval carries:
- a CDS encoding peptidylprolyl isomerase; amino-acid sequence: MFGFTKELKKYDYSKEVLDTFGYAKITTENGTIWIKLFKDETPNTVSNFATLAKDGFYDGLNFHRVIPGFMAQGGCPNGTGTGGPDWAIECETNADKQVHKRGSLSMAHAGPNTGGSQFFICFVDCPHLDGVHTVFGEIEANDEESFEALDNIRQNDKIESIEILEKR